In one Corallococcus sp. EGB genomic region, the following are encoded:
- a CDS encoding sodium:proton antiporter: MLLEVPILIGLMVAAIALAIAAKRASVPYNVALVLGGLLISVAHLLPGVPPLNPQLVFLICLPLLLFEGGITADLNGIRANAVPIGVLSTLGMILAIGATGTALHLMLHLPWGPALLLGSILAVTDTVSILYAFRRAPVPGRLAGIIQGESLFNDGTALVAYAAIASVVAGGAAPSLGSLSGHVLLASVGGAVVGLALGLLGGFVIRRAEDPLAEIMVTTAVALASYVMAEEVHLSGAISAVVAGLAVGVTLRREVAPQSQVAIHSFWEYATFGVNTFLFLSVGLDTRPEALQGHLPGVGIAVVAVVVGRAVAIYLPFLLLRLFKPAESIPVRWQHVFLVGNIKGALSIGLALGLPESTPAREQIVSIAFGVTLVSMVGQGLMLTGALKALGLFQQDAVALEMAEQRGKLIASRAAHVELDALHSQGLLPRAAYEHLRSEYQVNIARAERELRRISEQHLAEGAKDLLSTRRRLIDAERTALQGARRNGLIPEATAEEMLAHLDARMLDLEKVLHGGHANTDSKEHKAS, translated from the coding sequence GTGCTGCTGGAAGTACCCATCCTCATCGGCCTGATGGTGGCCGCCATCGCACTCGCCATCGCCGCCAAGCGGGCCAGCGTGCCGTACAACGTCGCGCTGGTGCTTGGTGGCTTGCTCATCTCCGTCGCACACCTGCTGCCGGGGGTTCCACCGCTCAATCCCCAGCTGGTGTTCCTCATCTGTCTTCCCCTGCTGCTCTTCGAGGGCGGCATCACCGCGGACCTCAATGGCATCCGCGCGAACGCAGTCCCCATCGGTGTCCTGTCCACGCTGGGGATGATCCTCGCCATTGGCGCCACCGGCACCGCGCTGCACCTGATGCTGCACCTGCCGTGGGGACCCGCGCTGCTGTTGGGCTCCATCCTCGCGGTGACGGACACCGTCTCCATCCTCTACGCCTTCCGCCGGGCGCCGGTGCCCGGGCGGCTCGCGGGCATCATCCAGGGCGAGAGCCTCTTCAACGACGGCACCGCGCTGGTGGCGTACGCGGCCATCGCGTCGGTGGTGGCGGGCGGCGCGGCGCCCTCGCTGGGCTCCTTGAGCGGCCATGTGCTGCTCGCGTCGGTGGGCGGCGCGGTGGTGGGGCTGGCGCTGGGCCTGCTGGGCGGCTTCGTCATCCGGCGCGCGGAGGATCCGCTCGCGGAGATCATGGTGACGACGGCGGTGGCGCTGGCGTCCTACGTGATGGCGGAAGAGGTGCACCTGTCGGGCGCCATCTCCGCGGTGGTGGCGGGGCTGGCGGTGGGCGTGACGCTGCGGCGGGAGGTGGCGCCGCAGAGCCAGGTGGCCATCCACTCCTTCTGGGAGTACGCCACCTTCGGCGTCAACACGTTCCTCTTCCTCTCCGTGGGCCTGGACACGCGGCCGGAGGCGCTCCAGGGGCACCTGCCGGGCGTGGGCATCGCGGTGGTGGCGGTGGTGGTGGGGCGCGCGGTGGCCATCTACCTGCCCTTCCTGCTCTTGCGCCTGTTCAAGCCCGCGGAGTCCATCCCGGTGCGCTGGCAGCACGTGTTCCTGGTGGGCAACATCAAGGGCGCGCTGTCCATCGGTCTGGCCCTGGGCCTCCCGGAGTCCACGCCCGCGCGCGAGCAGATTGTCTCCATCGCGTTCGGCGTCACGCTGGTGTCCATGGTGGGCCAGGGGTTGATGCTCACGGGCGCGCTCAAGGCGCTGGGGCTGTTCCAGCAGGACGCGGTGGCGCTGGAGATGGCGGAGCAGCGCGGGAAGCTCATCGCCAGCCGCGCGGCGCACGTGGAGCTGGACGCGTTGCATTCGCAGGGCCTGCTGCCGCGCGCGGCCTACGAGCACCTGCGCAGCGAGTATCAGGTGAACATCGCCCGGGCGGAGCGGGAGCTCAGGCGCATCAGCGAGCAGCACCTGGCCGAAGGGGCGAAGGACCTGCTGAGCACGCGCAGGCGGCTCATCGACGCGGAGCGCACGGCGTTGCAGGGGGCCCGGCGCAACGGCCTGATTCCGGAGGCGACGGCGGAGGAGATGCTGGCGCACCTGGACGCGCGGATGTTGGACCTGGAGAAGGTGCTGCACGGCGGGCACGCGAACACGGACAGCAAGGAGCACAAGGCGTCATGA
- a CDS encoding cyclic nucleotide-binding domain-containing protein, with translation MKIVIAGGGRVGGALAARLVSEQHTVTVIERDAAICARLFEEVGVVTVCGDATNPRVLEAAGIGTADVAAAVLAHDPANLAFAMLVRSTSSARLMVRMLDTSYRDAYRLAGVKELVAEADVVVSKMTTAIDFPQVSGSLPLSSGDALLFELAIPVRARVAGQTVAQVRGMEGFPRECIFIAMVDPQGHTALPEGNTQLKAGHNVILVARRSQVARAVEFLTAEPPLGAGVASSLATTLRKLDFLAPLSDDELETVARGAELLQAPAGTELFRQGDAGETFYVVISGEVAMKDGNRQTVATVKQGGFFGELALLTGEPRNATAVTTTPCELAAVGREDFRGVMMANPAVALEMSRILGQRLSRMGGQALQQSKRRGLFGR, from the coding sequence ATGAAGATCGTCATCGCGGGGGGAGGACGGGTGGGCGGCGCGCTGGCGGCGCGGCTCGTGTCGGAGCAGCACACGGTGACGGTCATCGAACGCGACGCGGCCATCTGCGCGCGCCTCTTCGAGGAGGTGGGCGTGGTGACGGTGTGCGGGGACGCCACCAACCCGCGCGTGCTGGAGGCCGCGGGCATCGGGACGGCGGACGTGGCGGCGGCTGTGCTGGCGCACGACCCGGCGAACCTGGCCTTCGCCATGCTGGTGCGCTCCACGTCCAGCGCGCGCCTGATGGTGCGGATGCTGGACACGAGCTACCGCGACGCGTACCGGCTGGCGGGCGTGAAGGAGCTGGTGGCCGAGGCGGACGTGGTGGTCTCGAAGATGACCACCGCCATCGACTTCCCGCAGGTGTCCGGGTCGCTGCCGCTCAGCAGCGGCGACGCGCTCCTCTTCGAGCTGGCCATTCCGGTGCGGGCCCGGGTGGCGGGGCAGACGGTGGCGCAGGTGCGCGGCATGGAGGGCTTCCCTCGCGAGTGCATCTTCATCGCGATGGTGGATCCGCAGGGCCACACCGCGCTTCCGGAGGGCAACACGCAGCTGAAGGCGGGACACAACGTCATCCTCGTGGCGCGGCGCTCCCAGGTGGCGAGGGCGGTGGAGTTCCTCACGGCGGAGCCGCCGCTGGGCGCGGGCGTCGCGTCGTCGCTGGCGACGACCTTGCGCAAGCTGGACTTCCTGGCGCCCCTGAGTGACGACGAGCTGGAGACGGTGGCGCGCGGCGCGGAGCTGCTCCAGGCGCCCGCGGGCACGGAGCTGTTCCGCCAGGGCGACGCGGGCGAGACCTTCTACGTGGTCATCTCCGGCGAGGTGGCCATGAAGGACGGCAACCGGCAGACGGTGGCCACGGTGAAGCAGGGCGGCTTCTTCGGAGAGCTGGCCCTGCTCACGGGCGAGCCGCGCAACGCCACCGCCGTCACCACCACGCCGTGCGAGCTGGCCGCGGTGGGCCGTGAGGACTTCCGCGGCGTGATGATGGCCAACCCCGCCGTCGCGCTGGAGATGAGCCGCATCCTGGGCCAGCGCCTGTCGCGGATGGGTGGACAAGCCCTCCAACAGAGCAAGCGGCGCGGGCTGTTCGGGCGCTGA
- a CDS encoding tetratricopeptide repeat protein — MASRYAQEGGQLLQQGQPAEAVKSFQKGLSIDPKDVDCLMGLVRTHLSTGAAKEAEAAVTRLLQVQPDNTEAQAHLAMLKAQAGDPVALVTLKALAAAPTAGYFERFNLGTLLAERGDLEGAKAAFEAATVVAPHSVYPHFELGRIAMQRKDTAAAATHFQQAASLAPQEALPHLMLSRAQAANGSLGVAIASATKALEHAQGRTRVAVLQDLFRLYLQANSHDAARRIILELRELDPAQTGYVHMHGLGCMLAGDLAEAKALFMEALQRAPNQWDIRHSLAQAHEALGERAEARKLLEEIVTVVPHEPGPTNDLVRLLMGDQDHARARVLLERVLEANPQDALTHLNLARATQPFDRAEATRHAKQAQDLGADVTVKEQAAQLLTELGG; from the coding sequence ATGGCATCCAGGTACGCGCAAGAGGGTGGGCAGTTGCTGCAGCAGGGCCAGCCCGCGGAGGCGGTGAAGAGCTTCCAGAAGGGGCTCTCCATCGACCCCAAGGACGTGGACTGTCTGATGGGCCTGGTGCGCACCCACCTGAGCACCGGCGCCGCGAAGGAGGCCGAGGCGGCCGTGACGCGGCTGTTGCAGGTGCAGCCGGACAACACGGAGGCCCAGGCCCACCTGGCCATGCTCAAGGCGCAGGCCGGCGACCCGGTGGCGCTGGTGACGCTCAAGGCGCTGGCCGCCGCGCCCACCGCCGGCTACTTCGAGCGCTTCAACCTGGGCACGCTCCTGGCCGAGCGCGGAGACCTGGAGGGCGCGAAGGCCGCCTTCGAGGCCGCCACGGTGGTGGCGCCCCACAGCGTCTACCCGCACTTCGAGCTGGGCCGCATCGCCATGCAGCGCAAGGACACGGCGGCGGCGGCCACGCACTTCCAGCAGGCCGCGTCGCTGGCGCCCCAGGAGGCCCTGCCGCACCTGATGCTATCGCGCGCGCAAGCGGCGAACGGCTCCCTGGGCGTGGCCATCGCCTCGGCCACGAAGGCCCTGGAGCACGCGCAGGGCCGCACGCGCGTGGCGGTGCTGCAGGACCTCTTCCGGCTCTACCTCCAGGCCAACAGCCACGACGCGGCCCGCCGCATCATCCTGGAGCTGCGCGAGCTGGACCCCGCGCAGACGGGCTACGTCCACATGCACGGCCTGGGCTGCATGCTGGCGGGGGACCTGGCGGAGGCGAAGGCCCTCTTCATGGAGGCCCTCCAGCGCGCCCCGAACCAGTGGGACATCCGCCACTCGCTGGCGCAGGCGCACGAGGCGCTGGGCGAGCGCGCCGAGGCCCGCAAGCTCCTGGAGGAGATCGTGACGGTGGTGCCCCACGAGCCCGGCCCCACCAACGACCTGGTGCGCCTGCTGATGGGGGACCAGGACCACGCGCGGGCCCGCGTGCTGCTGGAGCGGGTGCTGGAGGCGAACCCCCAGGACGCGCTCACGCACCTGAACCTGGCGCGCGCCACCCAGCCGTTCGACCGGGCGGAAGCCACCCGGCACGCGAAGCAGGCGCAGGACCTGGGCGCGGACGTCACCGTGAAGGAGCAGGCGGCGCAGCTCCTCACGGAGCTGGGCGGCTGA
- a CDS encoding aldehyde dehydrogenase, which produces MSAAVPQSTSRTTIDILVRRVREGSSAWVKLALTERIRLLEDLRHAYVAIAEPSVRAACEAKGIDPGGPLAGEEWLAGPMVVVRNLRLLSESLKDIQKHGVPVIPARHLRTLEDGRLAARVFPRDRLEGMLLPGTTGEVHFQPGVTAANLREHQASFYRKPHKGRVCAVLGGGNVNSIPPLDCLYKLFVEGTVCVLKMNPVNAYLGPFLEQAFASLVARDALAIVYGGAEEGSHLVHHDAVDEVHITGSDKTHDALVWGPPGPESDERRRRNEPLLAKQVSSELGNISPVVVVPGPYSDGELRFQADDIAGMVSNNASFNCNAAKLLVQPRDWLKRGTLVDRIQTSLGQAPVRRAYYPGAQERWHQFTDARPNLRLVGNPGEGDLAYALIPDVDPAKTDDRVFRHEPWCTVLSETGLPGSDEPVRFLEAAVAFLNEKVWGTLNVTLIVHPRTLREPRVRAALEKAVRDLRYGTVAINTWPAAAYALGSLPWGGHPSSSSRDVQSGQGWVHNTFMLESIEKAVLRAPLTSLPPPPWVPGHKGMAELGRRLVEFEQSPSWWKVPGVALAALRR; this is translated from the coding sequence ATGTCCGCCGCCGTCCCGCAGTCCACGTCACGCACCACCATCGACATCCTGGTGCGCCGGGTCCGTGAGGGCTCGAGCGCGTGGGTGAAGCTCGCCCTGACGGAGCGCATCAGGCTCCTGGAGGACCTGCGCCACGCGTACGTCGCCATCGCGGAGCCCAGCGTGCGCGCGGCCTGCGAGGCGAAGGGCATCGACCCCGGCGGTCCACTCGCGGGTGAGGAGTGGCTCGCCGGGCCCATGGTGGTGGTGCGCAACCTGCGCCTGCTCTCGGAGTCGCTGAAGGACATCCAGAAGCACGGCGTGCCCGTCATCCCGGCCAGGCACCTGCGCACGCTGGAGGACGGCCGGCTCGCCGCACGGGTGTTCCCCCGGGACCGGCTGGAGGGGATGCTGCTGCCCGGCACCACGGGCGAGGTCCACTTCCAGCCCGGCGTCACCGCGGCCAACCTGCGCGAGCACCAGGCGTCCTTCTACCGCAAGCCCCACAAGGGCCGCGTCTGCGCGGTGCTGGGCGGCGGCAACGTCAACTCCATCCCGCCGCTGGACTGCCTCTACAAGCTCTTCGTCGAGGGCACCGTCTGCGTGCTCAAGATGAACCCCGTCAACGCGTACCTGGGCCCGTTCCTGGAGCAGGCCTTCGCCTCGCTGGTCGCGCGAGACGCGCTGGCCATCGTGTACGGCGGCGCGGAGGAGGGCTCGCACCTGGTCCACCACGACGCGGTGGATGAGGTGCACATCACCGGCAGCGACAAGACCCACGACGCGCTCGTGTGGGGCCCGCCCGGCCCGGAGTCCGACGAGCGCCGGAGGAGGAACGAACCGCTGCTCGCGAAACAGGTCTCCAGTGAGCTGGGCAACATCTCCCCCGTGGTGGTGGTGCCGGGGCCGTACTCCGACGGCGAGCTGCGCTTCCAGGCGGACGACATCGCCGGCATGGTCTCCAACAACGCGTCCTTCAACTGCAACGCGGCGAAGCTGCTGGTGCAGCCGAGGGATTGGCTCAAACGCGGCACGCTGGTGGACCGCATCCAGACGAGCCTGGGCCAGGCGCCCGTGCGCCGCGCGTACTACCCGGGGGCTCAGGAGCGCTGGCACCAGTTCACGGACGCGCGCCCGAACCTGCGGCTGGTGGGCAACCCCGGCGAGGGCGACCTGGCGTACGCGCTGATTCCGGACGTGGATCCGGCGAAGACGGACGATCGCGTCTTCCGCCACGAGCCCTGGTGCACGGTGCTGTCGGAGACGGGCCTGCCGGGCTCCGACGAACCGGTGCGCTTCCTGGAGGCCGCGGTGGCGTTCCTCAACGAGAAGGTGTGGGGCACCCTCAACGTGACGCTCATCGTCCACCCCAGGACGCTGCGCGAGCCCCGGGTGCGCGCGGCGTTGGAGAAGGCGGTGCGGGACCTGCGCTACGGGACGGTGGCCATCAACACCTGGCCCGCGGCAGCGTACGCGCTGGGCAGCCTGCCCTGGGGCGGCCACCCGTCCTCGTCCTCCCGCGACGTCCAGAGCGGGCAGGGCTGGGTGCACAACACCTTCATGCTGGAGTCCATCGAGAAGGCGGTGCTGCGCGCCCCGCTCACGTCCCTGCCCCCGCCCCCGTGGGTTCCCGGTCACAAGGGCATGGCGGAACTGGGCCGCCGGTTGGTGGAATTCGAGCAGTCCCCGTCCTGGTGGAAGGTCCCCGGTGTCGCCCTGGCCGCGCTGCGCCGGTAG